From a single Capsicum annuum cultivar UCD-10X-F1 chromosome 12, UCD10Xv1.1, whole genome shotgun sequence genomic region:
- the LOC107851258 gene encoding GPI-anchored hemophore cfmA: protein MKKLYRKGTVHPSPPLVSDHLSFLPAAIFTLAVALSQQDKEVLAYLISCSSGDFSGGFSGKISGNRRITHKSTPINIPPAASTSVNATVDGGGGGGEQLSGSFSGEFYGNRRNTHNKSATPSSESANSGGGYSKGITTANGGVHGGIGGGGTENELSGDFSGNRRTTQVKSATPSSESANSGGGYSKGMTTAHGGGVGGGADHVTSFKCYCFSCYMSYWVKWDSSPNRQLIHEILDAYEDGLHSKKSKKERRKQNGSSKQNGLGSGSGSGSSSSSVGSCNELKKSSSELTLNKNGSGSGSGTGSGSGQNDPVEETFVDGDEEESGEKGSVRKFVSFLGEKIWGIWN, encoded by the coding sequence ATGAAGAAACTTTATAGAAAAGGCACAGTTCATCCTTCTCCTCCTTTAGTTTCTGACCATCTTTCATTTTTACCTGCTGCTATTTTCACTCTTGCTGTTGCTTTATCTCAACAAGATAAAGAAGTACTAGCTTATCTCATTTCTTGTTCTTCCGGCGACTTCTCCGGCGGGTTTTCCGGCAAGATTTCCGGTAATCGGAGGATTACCCACAAGTCTACACCCATTAACATACCTCCTGCCGCCTCAACCTCCGTTAACGCCACCGTAGATGGCGGCGGAGGTGGTGGTGAGCAACTTTCCGGCAGCTTTTCCGGCGAGTTTTACGGTAATCGGAGGAATACCCACAACAAGTCAGCTACACCCAGCTCAGAATCAGCAAACTCCGGTGGTGGTTATTCGAAAGGTATAACCACCGCGAACGGCGGCGTACATGGCGGCATAGGTGGCGgcggaactgaaaatgaactttCCGGTGATTTTTCAGGCAATCGGAGGACGACCCAAGTTAAGTCAGCTACACCCAGCTCAGAATCAGCAAACTCCGGCGGTGGTTATTCGAAAGGTATGACCACCGCACACGGCGGCGGCGTAGGTGGTGGTGCTGACCATGTAACTTCATTTAAATGCTACTGTTTCAGCTGTTACATGAGTTATTGGGTAAAATGGGATTCTTCACCAAATAGACAACTTATTCATGAGATTCTTGATGCTTATGAAGATGGATTACATAGCAAAAAGagcaaaaaagaaagaagaaagcaaAACGGCTCATCAAAGCAAAACGGGTTAGGGTCCGGGTCAGGGTCCGGGTCATCTAGTAGTAGTGTTGGGTCTTGTAATGAGCTGAAAAAGTCATCATCTGAGCTTACTTTGAACAAAAACGGGTCAGGGTCCGGGTCCGGGACAGGGTCCGGGTCGGGTCAAAATGACCCGGTTGAGGAAACttttgtagatggtgatgaagaagaaagtgGTGAGAAAGGCTCTGTGAGAAAGTTTGTGAGTTTTCTTGGTGAAAAGATATGGGGTATTTGGAactaa